In the Mytilus trossulus isolate FHL-02 chromosome 1, PNRI_Mtr1.1.1.hap1, whole genome shotgun sequence genome, one interval contains:
- the LOC134689909 gene encoding centromere protein K-like, with protein sequence MSSPIKNVTLHNTEGDFVESLNRLQKVDTVPILTETLAFPEKTGVTPSCVLLAEKVEHTKAEIHIVQNSPLSILPDSKEVHYGVVKEELEKSLSELNDTLTFINAEARELEKEIHEEESWNDQISDVVLDSLSKRLNEQNFETNDAEGAKEKLKSEIADKITKANMYFKQLLKDSSQFCGKYFKLPSEEEFNDVQKKLRSADKTVTVRNMLSLKDIISELMNKCFDEPNHPYIVLDKRYWPPYVELLLRCQIVVRHTDDPRRVKLIPFHL encoded by the coding sequence aTGTCTTCTCCcataaaaaatgtcacattACACAATACGGAAGGTGACTTTGTTGAATCTCTGAATCGTCTTCAAAAGGTTGACACTGTACCCATTTTAACTGAAACTTTAGCCTTCCCTGAGAAGACAGGAGTGACACCTTCTTGTGTGTTGCTTGCGGAAAAAGTTGAACATACAAAAGCTGAAATCCACATTGTTCAAAACTCGCCTTTATCCATTCTTCCAGATTCTAAGGAAGTCCATTATGGAGTTGTAAAggaagaattagagaaaagcCTTTCTGAATTAAATGATACACTAACGTTCATAAATGCTGAAGCTCGTGAACTGGAGAAAGAAATACACGAAGAGGAAAGCTGGAATGATCAAATTAGTGATGTAGTTCTTGATTCACTCTCAAAAAGACTCAATGAACAAAACTTTGAAACTAATGATGCAGAAGGTGCCAAAGAAAAGCTGAAAAGTGAAATAGctgataaaataacaaaagcaAACATGTACTTCAAGCAGCTATTGAAGGATTCCTCACAGTtttgtggcaaatattttaaattaccttCTGAGGAAGAATTTAATGATGTTCAGAAAAAGCTGCGCTCAGCTGATAAAACAGTGACTGTAAGGAATATGCTCAGCTTGAAAGACATTATATCAGAATTgatgaataaatgttttgatgaaCCAAATCATCCATATATTGTGCTGGACAAACGGTATTGGCCCCCATATGTTGAGTTGTTGCTAAGATGTCAGATTGTTGTGCGTCATACAGATGATCCTAGGAGGGTTAAGCTTATTCCATTTCATTTGTAA